A stretch of Leisingera sp. S132 DNA encodes these proteins:
- a CDS encoding pyridoxal phosphate-dependent aminotransferase: MRNSTRSEVDPFIVMDVMEAARKAEEAGRHIIHMEVGQPSTGAPAGALKALGNALENNALGYTVALGLPALRKRIAQLYGEWYNVDLNPERVIVTPGSSGAFLLSFTALFDSGDRVGIGAPGYPSYRQILKALGLVPVDIQTAPENRLQPVAADLKGQDLAGLMVASPANPTGTMLDRAAMGALIDAAKGEGASFISDEIYHGLEYEAKAVTALELTDECYVINSFSKFFSMTGWRVGWMVVPEDHVRVVERIAQNMFICAPHASQVAALAALDCEDEMRENLAVYAKNRQLMLDGLPKAGFTKIAPPDGAFYVYADVSDLTDDSRSFAAEILDNAGVAVTPGLDFDPVRGATTLRFSYARSTQDIEEGLARLALFMAGRG; encoded by the coding sequence ATGCGAAACTCAACCCGGTCCGAGGTCGATCCCTTCATTGTGATGGATGTGATGGAGGCTGCCCGCAAGGCTGAGGAGGCAGGCCGCCACATCATCCACATGGAGGTTGGCCAGCCCTCGACCGGGGCGCCGGCCGGTGCGCTGAAGGCGCTGGGGAATGCGCTGGAAAACAATGCCTTGGGTTATACGGTTGCCCTGGGGCTGCCAGCCCTGCGCAAGCGGATCGCGCAGCTCTATGGGGAGTGGTACAACGTCGATCTGAACCCGGAGCGGGTGATTGTGACGCCGGGCTCCTCCGGCGCCTTTCTGCTCAGCTTCACCGCATTGTTCGACAGCGGCGACCGGGTCGGCATCGGCGCGCCGGGCTATCCCTCCTACCGGCAGATCCTGAAGGCGCTGGGGCTGGTGCCGGTGGACATTCAGACCGCGCCGGAAAACCGGCTGCAGCCGGTCGCGGCGGACCTCAAAGGGCAGGATTTGGCCGGGCTGATGGTGGCGTCGCCCGCCAACCCGACCGGCACCATGCTGGACCGCGCGGCAATGGGCGCGCTGATTGATGCAGCAAAGGGTGAAGGCGCCAGCTTCATTTCTGACGAGATCTATCACGGGCTGGAATACGAGGCGAAGGCCGTCACGGCGCTGGAGCTGACCGACGAATGCTACGTCATCAACTCCTTCTCCAAGTTCTTCTCGATGACCGGCTGGCGGGTCGGCTGGATGGTGGTGCCGGAGGATCATGTGCGTGTGGTCGAACGCATCGCCCAGAACATGTTCATCTGCGCGCCGCACGCCAGCCAAGTCGCGGCGCTGGCGGCGCTAGACTGCGAAGACGAGATGCGGGAGAATCTGGCTGTTTACGCCAAGAACCGCCAGTTGATGCTGGACGGGCTGCCCAAGGCCGGGTTTACCAAAATCGCACCGCCGGACGGGGCGTTCTATGTTTATGCCGATGTATCGGACCTGACGGATGACAGCCGCAGCTTTGCCGCTGAAATCCTTGATAACGCTGGTGTTGCGGTGACCCCGGGCCTGGACTTCGATCCGGTGCGCGGCGCCACCACGCTGCGCTTTTCCTATGCGCGCTCCACCCAGGATATCGAGGAAGGCCTGGCGCGGCTGGCACTGTTCATGGCGGGTCGCGGCTGA
- a CDS encoding N-acetylmuramoyl-L-alanine amidase — protein sequence MGRLFKLTALIWMLAAGAWAQGFSGLARIHPETSGAVDTRSGGGVTLSLSQGVPYRLFTLDNPPRLVLDFQEVDWTGLKPDAFLEDGQFTNVQFGTYVPGWSRLVLELREPMAVDTAAMRIDQFTAATRLHVLLKPVSAEEFAAKVGAPTDPRWDLPAPEAMEAKAARDENAPLLVMLDPGHGGIDPGAETEIVIEKHLMLQFARELGEALVRSGQFTVQLTRDDDYFVSLERRIALAHQAGADVFISLHADTISEGRAHGSTVYTLSREASDAASAKLAERHLRGDLLSGTDLSQADDGVTAVMLDLARQETQPRSDALAAALIDGLRAQGQPINNRPLRSAGFSVLKSADIPSVLVEIGFLSSKRDLKNLVDAQWRAKAARGILNGLIAWRIEDDARRSLVRQ from the coding sequence ATGGGCAGACTGTTCAAACTTACTGCATTGATCTGGATGCTGGCCGCGGGCGCCTGGGCGCAGGGGTTCAGCGGCCTGGCTCGTATTCACCCGGAGACCAGCGGTGCCGTGGACACCCGCTCAGGGGGCGGGGTCACGCTGAGCCTTAGCCAGGGGGTGCCGTACCGGCTGTTTACCTTGGACAATCCGCCTAGGCTGGTCCTTGATTTCCAGGAGGTTGACTGGACCGGCCTGAAACCTGACGCGTTTCTGGAGGATGGGCAGTTCACCAACGTGCAATTTGGCACCTATGTCCCTGGCTGGTCGCGGCTGGTGCTGGAGCTGCGAGAACCAATGGCAGTGGACACTGCGGCAATGCGCATTGATCAATTTACTGCGGCGACTCGGCTGCATGTGTTGCTGAAACCGGTTTCGGCGGAAGAGTTTGCTGCCAAGGTCGGCGCTCCGACAGACCCGCGCTGGGACTTGCCCGCACCGGAAGCCATGGAGGCCAAGGCTGCGCGGGATGAGAACGCGCCGCTCTTGGTGATGCTGGACCCGGGCCATGGCGGCATTGATCCGGGTGCCGAGACCGAGATCGTCATCGAAAAGCACCTGATGCTGCAATTCGCCCGCGAGCTGGGCGAGGCGCTGGTGCGGTCCGGCCAGTTCACCGTGCAGTTGACCCGCGACGATGACTATTTTGTCTCGCTGGAGCGCCGTATCGCGCTGGCGCATCAAGCAGGGGCGGATGTGTTCATTTCGCTGCATGCGGACACGATCTCCGAGGGCCGCGCGCATGGCTCAACGGTTTATACCCTGTCCAGGGAAGCCTCGGACGCGGCCTCTGCCAAGCTGGCGGAACGTCATCTGCGCGGTGATCTTTTGTCCGGCACCGACCTCAGCCAGGCAGACGACGGCGTGACGGCTGTGATGCTGGATCTGGCCCGCCAGGAAACCCAGCCGCGCAGTGACGCGCTTGCGGCGGCGCTGATTGACGGGCTTCGGGCGCAGGGGCAGCCGATCAACAACCGGCCGCTGCGCTCAGCCGGGTTTTCGGTGCTGAAGTCGGCCGATATACCCTCGGTGCTGGTGGAGATCGGCTTTCTCTCCAGCAAGCGCGACCTTAAGAATCTGGTGGACGCCCAGTGGCGGGCCAAGGCGGCGCGCGGCATTCTGAACGGGCTGATCGCCTGGCGCATCGAAGATGACGCCCGCCGGTCACTGGTGCGGCAGTAG
- a CDS encoding penicillin-binding protein 1A: MLRFIFSFFGSIFSTITLGVAMVALTIGAVFWIYGRDLPSHESLAQYQPPTISRIYSGEGHLIDEFAKERRLFTPSAEIPDLVKQAFISAEDKNFYSHAGYDARGIAAAAVEAVRSRGQNVRGASTITQQVMKNFLLSGDRRAERKIKEIILATRLEETLDKERILELYLNEIFLGQNSYGVTAAAQTYFNKTLGELEPHEAATLASMPKAPSDYHPVRQKERLLARRNYVLREMRENGYISKDVFDVEVAQPLRSVQNGDFEGFRTTLPPRDYFTDEIRRQLTEDFGEGEFFTGGFTVRATIDHDMQAEAALAMRGGLEKYDRSRGIWRGTGIKLEEEQLKDEATWRAALENTEVSRDIVLGGRWYPAVVLEVGGERLTIGVEQSEGTGTVPRSDIKWMKGSFADNFARGDVVLVRAEKKDDAFSHWSLRQVPEVQGGFVAMDVNSGRVLAMQGGFSYQHSVFNRATQAMRQPGSSFKPFVYAAALDSGYSPATIVVDAPIEINTPQGLWRPKNSTNKFYGPTPLRTGIEMSRNLMTIRLAQEVGMPVVAGYAERFGVYDNMGPFLANSLGAEETTLYKMVAAYAMFANGGERVQPTLVDRVQDRFGKTIYRHDDRDCVDCSDPTLAPGQAPRIVTDREQVMDPITAYQLTSMMKGVVDRGTASSVINLPVPTAGKTGTTNDSRDVWFVGFTSNIVAGCYMGFDQPRPMGRGAYGGTMCGPVFQQFMKKATEKFGGGPFEVPEGGHFIKIDRYTGARLPDGASGAYVVAEYFRDGAEPIFGLTYDGGFAMGSNLPLIEEVQQSGRQVTTSSGGTAVLGPKATFGTVSSGGLY; this comes from the coding sequence GTGCTCAGGTTCATATTTTCTTTCTTCGGCTCCATCTTCAGCACCATTACCCTTGGCGTGGCAATGGTGGCGCTGACCATCGGGGCGGTGTTCTGGATCTACGGGCGCGACCTGCCGAGCCATGAATCGCTGGCACAGTACCAGCCGCCGACGATCAGCCGGATCTATTCGGGCGAGGGGCATCTGATCGACGAATTCGCCAAGGAGCGCCGGCTGTTCACGCCGTCGGCGGAAATCCCGGATCTGGTGAAACAGGCCTTCATCTCGGCCGAAGACAAGAATTTCTACAGCCACGCAGGCTATGACGCCCGCGGCATTGCCGCGGCAGCGGTTGAGGCGGTGCGCTCGCGCGGGCAGAACGTGCGCGGCGCCTCCACCATCACCCAGCAGGTGATGAAGAACTTCCTCTTGTCCGGCGACCGCCGGGCGGAGCGTAAGATCAAGGAGATCATCCTCGCCACACGGCTGGAGGAAACGCTCGACAAGGAACGCATTCTGGAACTGTACCTGAACGAGATCTTCCTCGGCCAGAACTCCTATGGCGTGACCGCCGCCGCGCAGACCTATTTCAACAAGACCCTGGGCGAGCTGGAACCGCATGAGGCGGCGACCTTGGCCTCGATGCCCAAGGCACCGTCGGATTATCACCCCGTCCGCCAGAAGGAGCGCCTGCTGGCGCGGCGCAACTATGTGCTGCGCGAGATGCGCGAGAACGGCTATATCTCCAAGGATGTCTTTGACGTGGAAGTGGCGCAGCCGCTGCGCTCGGTACAGAATGGCGATTTCGAGGGCTTCCGCACCACGCTGCCGCCGCGCGACTACTTTACCGATGAAATCCGCCGCCAGCTGACAGAGGATTTTGGCGAGGGCGAGTTCTTCACCGGCGGCTTTACGGTGCGCGCGACCATTGACCACGACATGCAGGCCGAGGCGGCGCTGGCGATGCGCGGCGGGCTGGAAAAATACGACCGCTCCCGCGGGATCTGGCGCGGCACCGGCATCAAGCTGGAAGAGGAACAGCTGAAGGACGAGGCCACCTGGCGTGCGGCGCTGGAAAACACCGAAGTGTCGCGCGACATCGTGCTCGGCGGCCGCTGGTATCCGGCGGTGGTGCTGGAGGTTGGCGGCGAGCGCCTGACCATCGGGGTGGAGCAGAGCGAGGGCACCGGGACCGTGCCGCGTTCTGACATCAAGTGGATGAAGGGCAGCTTTGCCGACAACTTTGCACGCGGCGACGTGGTGCTGGTCCGGGCCGAGAAGAAGGACGATGCCTTCAGCCACTGGTCGCTGCGGCAGGTGCCGGAGGTGCAGGGCGGCTTTGTTGCGATGGACGTGAACTCGGGCCGGGTTCTGGCGATGCAGGGCGGATTCTCCTACCAGCATTCGGTGTTCAACCGCGCGACCCAGGCGATGCGGCAGCCGGGTTCCAGCTTCAAACCCTTTGTCTATGCGGCTGCGCTGGACAGCGGCTACAGCCCGGCGACCATCGTGGTTGACGCCCCGATCGAGATCAATACGCCGCAGGGCCTGTGGCGGCCCAAGAACTCCACCAACAAGTTCTACGGTCCGACGCCCTTGCGCACCGGCATCGAGATGAGCCGGAACCTGATGACCATCCGCCTGGCGCAGGAGGTCGGGATGCCGGTGGTCGCGGGCTACGCTGAACGATTCGGCGTCTACGACAACATGGGCCCGTTCCTTGCCAACTCGCTGGGGGCAGAGGAAACCACGCTTTATAAGATGGTGGCGGCCTATGCGATGTTCGCCAACGGCGGCGAGCGGGTGCAGCCGACGCTGGTGGACCGGGTGCAGGACCGTTTCGGCAAGACTATCTACCGTCACGATGACCGTGACTGCGTCGACTGCTCCGATCCCACGCTGGCACCCGGTCAGGCGCCGCGCATTGTCACCGACCGCGAACAGGTGATGGACCCGATCACCGCCTATCAGCTGACCTCGATGATGAAGGGCGTGGTTGACCGCGGCACCGCGTCAAGCGTGATCAACCTGCCGGTGCCCACCGCGGGCAAGACCGGCACCACCAACGATTCCCGCGATGTCTGGTTTGTAGGGTTCACCTCCAACATCGTGGCCGGCTGCTATATGGGCTTTGACCAGCCTCGCCCGATGGGCCGCGGCGCCTATGGCGGCACCATGTGTGGCCCGGTGTTCCAGCAGTTCATGAAGAAGGCGACCGAGAAGTTCGGCGGCGGTCCGTTCGAAGTGCCGGAAGGCGGCCATTTCATCAAGATCGACCGCTACACCGGCGCGCGGCTGCCGGATGGTGCGTCGGGCGCTTATGTGGTGGCGGAGTATTTCCGCGACGGCGCTGAGCCGATCTTCGGCCTGACCTATGACGGCGGTTTTGCGATGGGGTCGAACCTGCCGCTGATCGAGGAAGTGCAGCAGTCCGGCCGTCAGGTGACCACCTCCAGCGGCGGCACGGCTGTGCTGGGGCCAAAGGCGACCTTTGGCACCGTCAGTTCCGGCGGGCTTTACTGA
- a CDS encoding Hint domain-containing protein, which yields MPSGYLVQLGDGSLDHGDTITSTYSSFTTDQNLGAGNWSWTGSHGGTPYTNEVEPGVYYLATDGNVYFVPDFGPPDTFSSATADSPPAYTDSDGPVEGTSGADNIDSSYTDADGDQIDNGSGGGASGNQDTVEAGAGDDTVNAGADNDMVFGGSGGDSLAGGSGDDTIYGDSSSEAGLTDSDQSITNANVTDTSSGFTVTARDLSGTASAANIDYYDGGFGVAGAISDSDSSVDAQVGYDKASGISEEIIVDFDQDTDDVSFSFKHLYTDSFGEEGHWAIYKDGVLIAEGDFTEDVAGSGTGTINISGYGDFDQLVLSANLQTDGTDGSDYMVTDITFTVPAEVPADGNDSIDGGTGNDLIYGQGGNDTISGQSGNDTLYGGTGDDTLWAGTGDDLVYGGDGDDLYDTDEGNDTFYGEGGDDWVAVWSNPDGETLVGGETDETLGDMLELYGDGSSINITFTSDEAGTFTVGADTVTFSEFERYYLHSGDDTLDASIGTSDIWVQGLGGNNVFTGGSGNDTLLGGGGSDTLRGNAGADSLDGGSGDDSLIIGEGDTATGGDGDDYFTVEDTGDTGSNDIYVTGGDTGQTTGDTLDFNGQLVLGSVNITDNTGGSLTGTATLLDGSTVHFSGIENIICFTAGTRIATSAGLRCIETLRTGDLVMTRDNGLQPVRWISQSTVPATGNLAPIRIKAGQFGAERDLLVSPQHRMLFSGSQASLLFGESEVLVSAVHMLNDRSIRREPGGSVTYVHVLFGQHEIIYAEGAASESFHPGVQAVSALEEPVREELFRIMPDLRWHNGEGGRTARLCASRHEAALLLPRPSQDQ from the coding sequence ATGCCCAGCGGATATCTTGTCCAGCTTGGAGACGGATCGCTTGATCACGGCGATACGATCACGTCTACCTATTCCTCCTTTACCACCGACCAGAACCTGGGCGCGGGCAACTGGAGCTGGACCGGCTCGCACGGCGGCACCCCATACACCAACGAGGTGGAACCGGGCGTCTACTATCTGGCCACCGACGGCAACGTCTACTTTGTGCCGGATTTTGGGCCGCCCGACACTTTCAGTTCAGCAACCGCCGACAGCCCGCCAGCCTATACAGACAGTGACGGTCCGGTGGAGGGCACCAGCGGCGCCGACAACATCGACAGCAGCTATACCGACGCCGACGGCGACCAGATCGACAACGGCAGCGGCGGCGGCGCGTCCGGCAACCAGGACACGGTGGAGGCCGGTGCAGGCGACGACACGGTCAACGCGGGCGCCGACAACGACATGGTGTTCGGCGGCAGCGGCGGCGACAGCCTGGCAGGCGGCAGCGGCGATGACACGATCTATGGCGACAGCAGCAGCGAAGCGGGCCTGACGGACTCCGATCAAAGCATCACAAACGCCAACGTCACCGACACCAGCAGCGGCTTCACCGTCACCGCCCGGGATTTGTCGGGCACCGCAAGCGCCGCCAATATCGACTATTACGACGGCGGCTTTGGTGTCGCCGGCGCGATCTCCGATTCCGACAGTTCGGTGGATGCGCAGGTCGGCTACGACAAGGCTTCGGGAATATCCGAAGAGATCATCGTCGACTTCGATCAGGACACTGACGATGTCAGTTTTTCCTTCAAGCACCTCTATACCGATTCCTTCGGCGAAGAGGGCCACTGGGCCATCTACAAGGACGGCGTCCTGATTGCCGAGGGGGATTTTACGGAGGACGTCGCCGGTTCCGGCACCGGAACAATCAACATCAGCGGCTACGGCGATTTCGACCAGCTGGTGCTGTCCGCCAATCTTCAGACCGATGGCACCGACGGTTCCGACTACATGGTCACCGACATCACCTTCACGGTGCCGGCGGAGGTACCCGCGGACGGTAATGACAGCATCGACGGCGGAACCGGGAACGACCTCATCTACGGCCAGGGCGGCAATGACACCATCTCCGGTCAAAGCGGCAATGACACGCTTTATGGCGGCACCGGCGATGATACGCTGTGGGCTGGAACCGGCGACGATCTGGTCTACGGCGGCGACGGGGATGACCTTTATGATACCGATGAAGGCAATGACACCTTCTATGGCGAAGGCGGCGACGATTGGGTTGCGGTCTGGTCCAACCCCGACGGCGAAACGCTGGTCGGCGGCGAAACCGATGAAACACTGGGGGACATGCTGGAGCTTTACGGCGACGGCTCCAGCATCAACATCACCTTCACCAGCGACGAAGCCGGCACCTTTACGGTCGGTGCCGATACCGTCACCTTTTCGGAGTTTGAACGCTATTACTTGCATTCCGGCGATGACACGCTGGATGCGTCCATCGGCACCTCGGACATCTGGGTCCAGGGCTTGGGCGGCAACAATGTCTTCACCGGCGGCAGCGGCAATGACACGCTGCTCGGAGGGGGAGGCAGCGATACCCTGCGCGGCAATGCCGGGGCGGACTCGCTGGACGGCGGGTCCGGTGATGACAGCCTGATCATCGGCGAAGGCGATACCGCCACGGGCGGCGATGGCGACGACTACTTCACGGTGGAAGACACTGGAGATACCGGCAGCAACGACATTTATGTGACCGGCGGCGATACAGGTCAAACCACCGGTGACACGCTGGATTTCAACGGCCAGCTCGTGCTGGGATCGGTCAACATCACCGACAACACCGGCGGCAGCCTGACAGGGACAGCCACCTTGCTGGACGGCAGCACGGTCCATTTCTCCGGCATCGAAAACATCATCTGCTTTACTGCAGGCACCCGCATCGCCACTTCCGCGGGCCTGCGCTGCATCGAAACCCTGCGCACGGGCGATCTGGTGATGACCCGCGACAACGGCCTGCAGCCGGTGCGCTGGATCAGCCAGTCAACGGTCCCGGCGACGGGCAACCTGGCCCCGATCCGCATCAAGGCGGGCCAGTTCGGGGCGGAACGCGACCTCTTGGTCTCACCGCAGCACCGGATGCTGTTCTCCGGCTCCCAGGCAAGCCTGCTGTTTGGCGAAAGCGAGGTGCTGGTCTCCGCCGTCCATATGCTGAACGACCGCTCCATCCGGCGCGAACCGGGCGGCAGCGTCACATATGTGCATGTGCTGTTTGGCCAGCATGAGATCATCTATGCCGAAGGCGCCGCCTCCGAGAGCTTCCACCCGGGGGTTCAAGCGGTCTCAGCGCTGGAGGAGCCGGTGCGCGAAGAGCTGTTCCGCATCATGCCGGACCTGCGATGGCACAACGGCGAAGGCGGGCGCACCGCCCGCCTCTGCGCCTCGCGCCACGAGGCCGCGCTGCTGCTGCCGCGCCCCTCGCAGGATCAGTAA